A single Bacillus sp. HMF5848 DNA region contains:
- a CDS encoding OmpA family protein codes for MKHKYSRIINRQLDEQEFWPSFTDLLTTILLVVLLLLMAVLATEQVKAEKREQELAEKEMKIQDQEELISLLTGVRQDIIEDLILEFENEALGIDVDKETGAIKFRNDLLFATASDEIRGPFKQELRNFIPEYFSIVYGKYGDHIADIVVEGHTDDVGSFMYNLELSQKRAFSVVRYILSDEFGDFPYKEVVRDNITANGRSESQLKFFESGEVDRDNSRRVEFHFRLKNYSDWNEIATTTK; via the coding sequence GTGAAACATAAATATTCTCGAATTATAAATCGTCAGCTTGATGAACAGGAATTTTGGCCGTCCTTTACAGATTTATTAACAACAATTCTCCTGGTCGTTTTATTGTTATTAATGGCGGTATTAGCTACTGAACAGGTTAAAGCAGAAAAGAGGGAGCAAGAACTAGCTGAAAAGGAAATGAAAATTCAAGATCAAGAAGAGTTAATTTCACTGTTAACCGGTGTCCGTCAAGACATAATTGAGGATCTTATTCTAGAATTTGAGAATGAGGCACTTGGCATAGATGTTGATAAAGAAACCGGTGCGATTAAATTTCGAAATGATTTGTTATTTGCAACGGCTAGTGATGAAATTCGTGGACCATTTAAACAAGAGTTAAGAAATTTTATACCAGAGTATTTCTCTATCGTATATGGTAAATACGGAGATCACATCGCAGATATAGTTGTAGAAGGTCACACAGATGATGTTGGTTCTTTTATGTATAATCTCGAATTATCGCAAAAGCGTGCATTCAGTGTTGTACGTTACATTCTGAGTGATGAATTTGGTGATTTTCCTTACAAAGAAGTGGTTCGTGATAATATTACGGCAAATGGGCGTTCTGAGAGTCAATTGAAATTCTTTGAATCAGGTGAAGTTGACCGCGATAATTCTAGACGAGTTGAATTTCATTTTCGTTTGAAAAATTATAGCGACTGGAATGAAATTGCAACGACTACAAAATAG
- a CDS encoding class I SAM-dependent methyltransferase codes for MLPTILKLAIKLDENNIPYFFSKEAALVIQKVENIPNDKINIEVQWDLFEKAYDVFHGESIEKYNMCASFHFYEDDILTVVSCSYNTTIRTNPYRINVSYEDRSIWALSLYAYLFYSNELAEYRDHIVTSLKRKQDVITRKNERSWNQNTYDALVNRFGEPDQAVSKILENPEWKLHPFYKYMLPVEGKNILHLLGSNGLKAIALSLLGANVEVVDFSQENKKYATKAAAAAQTHMTYILSDVLSYRAEQQFDIIFMELGVLHYFISVEALFSKVYELLNEGGKFILHEFHPISTKLITSKGKKHKVTGNYFEPIIFEEQVAFTKHLSDVNDIQVVLQRKWTLGEIITAAATVGLRIDVLEEEPNHKVDDIGLPKTFTLVAKK; via the coding sequence GTGTTACCGACAATTTTAAAATTAGCAATCAAGCTTGATGAAAATAATATTCCCTATTTTTTTTCGAAAGAAGCAGCATTAGTCATACAGAAAGTAGAGAACATACCGAATGATAAAATTAATATAGAGGTACAATGGGACTTATTTGAAAAAGCTTACGATGTATTTCATGGAGAAAGTATAGAAAAGTACAATATGTGTGCGTCATTTCATTTTTATGAGGATGATATTCTGACAGTTGTTTCATGTTCATATAATACAACAATACGTACAAACCCTTATCGAATCAATGTTTCATATGAGGATAGAAGTATTTGGGCATTGTCTTTATACGCATATTTATTTTACTCAAATGAATTAGCTGAGTATAGAGATCACATTGTGACTTCCTTAAAGAGAAAGCAGGATGTGATTACTAGAAAAAATGAGCGATCATGGAACCAAAATACATATGATGCTCTAGTAAATCGATTCGGGGAGCCAGATCAAGCTGTATCTAAAATATTAGAAAATCCAGAATGGAAGCTTCATCCTTTCTATAAATATATGCTACCAGTAGAAGGGAAAAACATATTACATTTATTGGGTTCAAACGGTCTAAAGGCTATTGCCTTGTCTTTGTTAGGTGCTAACGTGGAGGTTGTAGATTTTTCTCAAGAAAATAAAAAGTACGCAACGAAAGCAGCTGCCGCAGCCCAAACTCATATGACTTATATTCTTTCAGATGTCCTTTCATATCGAGCAGAGCAACAGTTTGATATTATTTTTATGGAGCTTGGGGTGTTACATTACTTTATATCAGTGGAAGCCCTTTTTTCGAAGGTTTATGAGTTATTAAATGAAGGTGGAAAATTTATTTTACATGAATTTCACCCTATTTCTACAAAGTTAATTACGTCAAAAGGAAAGAAACATAAAGTAACAGGTAATTATTTTGAACCTATTATTTTTGAAGAACAAGTTGCGTTCACGAAGCACTTAAGTGATGTTAATGATATACAAGTTGTTCTCCAACGTAAGTGGACGCTGGGCGAAATTATTACGGCAGCAGCAACTGTTGGCTTAAGAATTGATGTCCTAGAAGAAGAGCCAAATCATAAGGTGGATGATATAGGGCTTCCTAAAACTTTCACACTTGTTGCTAAAAAGTAG
- a CDS encoding DegV family protein, which produces MSKVRIITDSASDLPHEFATNNNLTILPLGVHLDEKQFEDGVTIKPKAVYEAMRAGKVPTTSQVSPQVFEDIFTDSAKREESVVYIAFSSELSGTYQTAVMMANQVKEEYPNSQIHIINTKCASLGEGLVARKAAELAKNGATVEEIIQAVEFTSKHMEHIFTVDNLEYLARGGRVSKTAAFVGGLLNIKPLLNVEDGKLVPFEKVRGKKKLYTRIIEIMKERGVQLDKQVIAISHGDDLESAEDMKRMIQEEFNPSEVFINMIGASIGAHAGPGTIAIFFLNKID; this is translated from the coding sequence TTGAGTAAAGTTAGAATTATTACCGACAGTGCTAGTGATTTACCTCATGAGTTTGCAACAAATAATAATTTAACCATATTACCTTTAGGGGTTCATTTGGACGAAAAACAGTTTGAAGATGGTGTGACTATCAAACCAAAGGCTGTTTATGAAGCTATGAGAGCGGGTAAAGTACCAACAACGTCACAGGTCTCACCGCAAGTTTTTGAAGATATATTTACAGATAGTGCAAAACGAGAAGAATCGGTTGTTTATATAGCTTTTTCTTCAGAACTTTCAGGTACATATCAAACTGCTGTTATGATGGCAAATCAAGTAAAAGAAGAGTATCCAAATAGCCAGATTCACATTATCAATACTAAATGCGCATCATTAGGTGAAGGTCTTGTTGCACGTAAAGCCGCTGAGCTTGCTAAAAATGGTGCGACAGTTGAGGAGATTATCCAAGCCGTTGAATTCACAAGCAAGCACATGGAGCATATTTTTACAGTTGATAATCTCGAATATTTAGCACGTGGAGGACGTGTTAGTAAGACGGCTGCATTTGTTGGCGGTCTACTAAATATAAAGCCGCTGCTAAATGTAGAAGATGGAAAGTTAGTACCTTTTGAAAAAGTACGTGGAAAGAAAAAACTTTATACACGTATTATTGAAATTATGAAAGAGCGTGGTGTGCAGTTAGATAAGCAAGTTATTGCCATTAGTCATGGAGATGATTTAGAATCTGCTGAAGACATGAAGCGCATGATTCAAGAAGAATTTAACCCAAGCGAAGTGTTTATAAATATGATTGGTGCTTCGATAGGGGCGCACGCAGGCCCAGGAACGATAGCCATATTCTTTTTAAACAAAATAGATTAA
- a CDS encoding endonuclease Q family protein codes for MNTYYADLHIHIGRTESGKPVKITASKDLTIENILLTASEEKGIDIIGVIDCHVPEVISHLKTLLTNGNCYEDTAGGIHFKNTTLLLGSELEINDQTSLGPIHVLVFFPFLSNMEKFSSWLSHHVTNVTLSSQRVYTTGRELQNVVKELNGLFIPAHVFTPFKSLYGSGVNYTLKEVFDPNMIDAIELGLSSNTKMADQIAELHPYTFLSNSDAHSLKKIGREYQTIALKNPTFFEFQQALKQQNGRIILKNYGLDPLLGKYHKTACRQCQTVWMPNTTSCTKCGSEKTVTGVEDRIRQLATTSTSINRPPYVHQVPLQFIPGIGPKTLEKLKSHFKTEMAVLHKATEEQLLTVLPEKIVRYIMMARNGELSLKSGGGGLFGKVDTK; via the coding sequence ATGAATACTTACTATGCTGACTTACACATACATATAGGACGTACAGAATCTGGAAAGCCCGTTAAAATTACGGCATCAAAGGATTTAACTATAGAAAATATTCTTTTGACTGCTAGTGAAGAAAAAGGTATTGATATAATAGGCGTAATTGACTGCCACGTTCCTGAAGTAATCTCACACTTAAAGACGTTACTTACAAACGGAAACTGTTACGAAGATACAGCTGGTGGCATTCATTTTAAGAACACAACTTTACTGTTAGGTTCAGAACTGGAAATAAATGATCAAACTAGTCTCGGCCCTATACATGTCTTAGTCTTCTTCCCATTCTTAAGCAACATGGAGAAATTCTCAAGCTGGCTGTCCCATCATGTAACAAACGTTACGCTTAGCTCACAACGTGTCTATACAACAGGGCGTGAATTACAAAATGTAGTCAAAGAGTTAAATGGTCTTTTCATTCCTGCACATGTTTTCACACCATTTAAAAGCTTATATGGAAGCGGCGTGAATTACACATTAAAGGAAGTATTTGACCCTAACATGATTGACGCAATAGAACTTGGATTAAGTTCAAATACAAAGATGGCAGACCAAATTGCCGAGCTTCATCCATACACATTCTTATCTAATTCTGATGCCCATTCGCTTAAGAAGATTGGCCGTGAGTATCAAACAATTGCACTTAAAAACCCTACGTTTTTTGAATTTCAGCAAGCCTTAAAGCAACAAAATGGACGTATTATTCTTAAAAATTATGGACTTGATCCTTTACTTGGAAAGTATCACAAAACTGCATGTCGACAATGTCAAACGGTTTGGATGCCTAACACAACAAGTTGTACTAAATGCGGCAGCGAAAAAACAGTTACAGGTGTCGAGGATAGAATCAGACAATTAGCTACTACTAGTACATCAATTAACAGACCACCATACGTTCACCAAGTCCCCCTGCAATTTATTCCAGGGATTGGACCAAAAACACTTGAAAAGCTAAAATCACACTTCAAGACAGAAATGGCAGTTCTTCACAAAGCGACTGAAGAACAGCTGTTAACAGTTTTACCAGAAAAAATAGTACGCTACATAATGATGGCAAGAAACGGAGAACTAAGTTTAAAATCAGGCGGTGGTGGATTATTCGGAAAAGTCGATACTAAATAA
- a CDS encoding aliphatic sulfonate ABC transporter substrate-binding protein, producing the protein MKKLVMLVASAILLVGVLAGCASNKNSSATPEKIVIGYFPNINHVPAMVAKEKGFFEEKLDGLTVEYKTFPDGSSFMTALVTGEIQAGLVGPGPAMNNYTSGADVKVIAGASTGGTVIMARKDAGISTIQDFSGKTFITPRVGCTHDVQLETYLSEVGLTSERIGGTMKHQTGNPSQYAALFQTGKVDIAAAPEPWASVLEEEVGAIEVIGYDEVSWGTTLPAAVLVATGDLVENNTALVQSIVDAHKQAVEFIESNPEEAKAITIKDIKAVTNQELKPSVVERAWERIGFTYALDKQAIQEFGNSSYELNFLKEKPDFTNLIDSQFID; encoded by the coding sequence ATGAAAAAATTAGTAATGTTAGTAGCTTCTGCAATCCTACTAGTAGGAGTTTTAGCGGGTTGTGCATCTAATAAAAACAGCAGTGCTACACCAGAGAAGATTGTAATTGGTTATTTTCCAAATATTAATCATGTACCTGCGATGGTAGCAAAAGAAAAAGGATTTTTCGAAGAAAAACTTGATGGATTAACTGTTGAGTATAAAACCTTCCCTGATGGTTCCTCATTTATGACAGCTCTTGTTACTGGTGAGATTCAAGCTGGTCTTGTTGGTCCTGGACCTGCCATGAATAACTATACTTCAGGTGCAGATGTTAAAGTTATTGCTGGTGCATCAACTGGTGGAACTGTTATTATGGCACGTAAGGACGCTGGAATTTCAACTATTCAAGATTTTTCTGGTAAAACGTTTATTACACCACGTGTAGGCTGTACTCACGATGTTCAACTAGAAACATATTTATCAGAAGTTGGTCTTACTTCAGAACGTATTGGTGGAACCATGAAGCATCAAACTGGAAACCCATCGCAATACGCGGCTTTATTTCAAACAGGTAAGGTTGACATCGCAGCTGCACCTGAACCTTGGGCATCTGTGCTAGAAGAAGAGGTAGGTGCTATTGAAGTGATCGGTTACGATGAAGTATCATGGGGAACTACTTTACCGGCTGCAGTTCTAGTTGCAACAGGAGACCTTGTAGAAAATAATACCGCACTTGTACAAAGTATCGTTGATGCTCACAAGCAAGCAGTTGAGTTTATTGAGTCTAATCCTGAAGAAGCAAAAGCAATAACAATTAAAGATATTAAAGCAGTTACAAATCAGGAGTTAAAGCCATCTGTTGTTGAACGTGCTTGGGAACGTATTGGCTTCACATATGCATTAGATAAGCAAGCGATTCAAGAATTTGGAAATTCTTCTTATGAACTAAATTTCTTAAAGGAAAAGCCTGATTTCACAAACCTTATTGACAGTCAATTTATTGATTAA
- a CDS encoding ABC transporter permease, translated as MSVALKRIIFFSVILIFWQVGSGLLWEKILLPPPSDVFVALYQGFADKTLLYDLIASFRRLVIGLSIALLIGTGLGILLAKSKTADDTLGTIVLALQSVPSIVWLPLAMLWIGFNESAIIFIVVLGGTLVMTLNMRAGISNVSPIYIRAAQTMGVTGIALFFRVMLPASTPYVVTGARLAWAFSWRALMAGELLSTGPGLGYTLRYAADFNRMAVVIGVIIIIGVIGSIMDQLIFQRIENSVKQRWGL; from the coding sequence ATGTCAGTGGCTCTTAAACGCATAATCTTCTTTTCTGTTATTCTAATTTTTTGGCAAGTTGGTTCTGGTCTTCTTTGGGAAAAAATTCTTTTACCGCCTCCAAGTGATGTTTTTGTTGCTCTGTATCAAGGATTCGCTGATAAAACATTGTTGTATGATCTTATAGCTAGTTTTAGACGCTTAGTTATCGGACTATCAATAGCCTTACTTATCGGTACAGGATTAGGTATTTTACTTGCAAAATCAAAAACTGCTGATGATACACTAGGAACAATAGTTCTAGCCTTGCAAAGCGTACCGAGTATCGTTTGGTTGCCATTGGCTATGCTTTGGATAGGTTTCAATGAATCTGCGATTATCTTTATTGTGGTTTTAGGTGGAACACTAGTAATGACTTTAAATATGCGTGCTGGGATAAGCAATGTATCACCTATTTATATTCGTGCTGCTCAAACGATGGGCGTAACGGGCATTGCATTATTTTTTAGAGTAATGCTACCTGCCTCAACTCCTTACGTTGTTACAGGTGCCAGATTAGCTTGGGCTTTTAGCTGGCGCGCACTGATGGCTGGTGAATTACTAAGTACAGGTCCCGGTCTTGGCTACACTCTACGTTATGCAGCTGATTTTAACCGAATGGCAGTTGTCATTGGTGTCATCATTATTATTGGTGTTATCGGTTCTATTATGGACCAACTCATATTCCAACGGATTGAAAACTCTGTTAAACAGAGATGGGGTTTATAA
- a CDS encoding ABC transporter ATP-binding protein: MFINIHHVNKSYPDKSGNDNTILKDINLSADKGEFISILGPSGCGKSTLLSMVAGLNKVTSGSISVNNKEVTKPGNDRGMVFQQAALFPWLNVVENVMFPLRKSMNKKQAREIAMKYIQMVQLSKYPDHYPHEISGGMQQRVAIARALAMNPEVLLMDEPFGALDEQTRSLLHEQLEKIWLETKKTILFVTHSITESIKLSDRIIVMGTRPGTILADITVDIPRPRSAHKQDIIEIEETIMSYLASEIDKVAKEELAYVSGS; encoded by the coding sequence ATGTTTATAAATATCCATCATGTAAATAAATCGTATCCCGATAAATCCGGTAATGACAATACAATCTTGAAAGACATTAATCTATCAGCCGATAAAGGCGAATTCATTTCAATTTTAGGTCCGTCTGGATGTGGAAAGTCAACACTTTTATCCATGGTTGCTGGCTTAAATAAAGTCACAAGTGGCTCTATATCTGTGAACAATAAAGAAGTAACAAAGCCTGGAAATGATCGTGGAATGGTATTTCAACAAGCTGCTCTATTTCCGTGGTTAAATGTGGTAGAAAACGTCATGTTTCCTTTACGTAAAAGCATGAATAAAAAGCAAGCTCGAGAAATTGCGATGAAATATATACAAATGGTCCAATTATCTAAGTATCCTGACCATTATCCTCACGAGATTTCTGGTGGTATGCAGCAACGTGTTGCTATTGCTCGAGCTCTTGCTATGAATCCAGAAGTATTATTAATGGATGAACCATTTGGAGCACTAGATGAACAGACTCGCTCTTTGCTACATGAACAATTAGAAAAAATTTGGTTAGAAACAAAAAAGACAATATTATTTGTAACTCATAGTATTACCGAATCAATTAAACTATCAGACAGGATTATTGTGATGGGCACAAGACCCGGAACAATCTTAGCAGATATCACGGTAGACATCCCACGCCCTCGCTCGGCTCACAAGCAAGACATTATTGAGATTGAAGAAACAATCATGAGCTATCTTGCTAGCGAAATTGATAAAGTAGCTAAGGAGGAATTAGCTTATGTCAGTGGCTCTTAA